Proteins from a genomic interval of Candidatus Binatia bacterium:
- a CDS encoding cytochrome b N-terminal domain-containing protein yields the protein MLNWIEKRTGFISMAQEFLTEDVPGGASYWYVFGSATMFAMIVQIVTGIFLTFFYAPSAATAWESTRAIYLNPYTHFLLSIHYWGASAMIALVFLHLLQVLIFGAYKSPRELQWVVGVFLLLVTLVLGLTGYLLPWDMDAYFASQVSLNITGLAPIAGPLIQHIAQGGGGMGTATINRFFGLHVWLMPAALVALVGAHLAIFRHNGPAGPVVEDPRTLRPGRFWPDQFFMDGAFSLIVFIIICFLSFAFPPYLDAKADPTKFFVPYPAWYFLSLFGLLGIVPPEIHLGPLTIGTELIATIIVPTLFLVVVLLLPWLDRSKSRSFAARSGVLWTTAIVVASIVGLSIFGQLTTMAKQAAAPPSPPESVVLGAQAAELPSGNASGGAAPAANGHGASVFSTNCASCHGATGEGVPGTFPPLANNPMVTGDPNKVIAIVLGGLHGAIVVNGSNYNGQMPPWKGTLSNKDVADVITYIRGSLGNNKASAVTEAQVAGYKP from the coding sequence ATGCTGAATTGGATCGAAAAACGCACCGGCTTCATCTCGATGGCCCAAGAGTTCCTCACGGAAGACGTTCCGGGAGGAGCGAGCTACTGGTACGTCTTCGGCAGCGCGACGATGTTCGCGATGATCGTGCAGATCGTCACCGGAATCTTCCTCACGTTCTTCTACGCTCCGTCCGCAGCGACGGCGTGGGAATCGACGCGCGCGATCTACCTCAATCCGTACACGCACTTCTTGCTCTCGATCCATTACTGGGGCGCGTCGGCGATGATCGCCCTCGTCTTCCTCCATCTCTTGCAAGTGCTGATCTTCGGTGCGTACAAGTCGCCGCGCGAGCTGCAATGGGTCGTCGGCGTCTTCTTGCTGCTCGTCACCCTCGTGCTCGGGTTGACGGGCTACCTGCTGCCGTGGGATATGGACGCATACTTCGCGTCGCAGGTCTCGCTGAACATCACCGGCCTTGCGCCGATCGCCGGGCCGCTCATCCAGCACATCGCGCAGGGCGGCGGCGGAATGGGAACCGCGACGATCAACCGCTTCTTCGGGCTCCACGTCTGGCTGATGCCGGCGGCGCTCGTCGCGCTCGTCGGCGCGCACCTCGCAATCTTCCGGCACAACGGCCCGGCCGGACCCGTCGTGGAAGATCCGCGCACGCTGCGCCCGGGACGCTTCTGGCCCGATCAGTTTTTCATGGACGGCGCGTTCTCGCTGATCGTCTTCATCATCATCTGCTTCCTCTCGTTCGCCTTCCCGCCGTACCTCGACGCAAAGGCCGATCCGACGAAGTTCTTCGTGCCCTATCCGGCGTGGTATTTCTTATCGCTCTTCGGCTTACTCGGGATCGTGCCGCCGGAGATCCATCTCGGGCCGCTTACGATCGGCACGGAGTTGATCGCGACGATCATCGTGCCGACGCTCTTCCTCGTCGTCGTGTTGCTGCTGCCGTGGCTCGATCGCAGCAAGTCGCGCAGCTTCGCCGCGCGCTCGGGCGTGCTTTGGACGACGGCGATCGTCGTCGCGTCGATCGTCGGACTCTCGATCTTCGGTCAACTGACGACGATGGCGAAGCAGGCCGCAGCGCCGCCGTCGCCGCCCGAATCGGTCGTGCTCGGCGCGCAAGCCGCCGAGTTGCCGAGCGGCAACGCGTCCGGCGGCGCGGCACCGGCCGCGAACGGACACGGCGCGTCGGTCTTTTCGACCAACTGCGCGAGCTGTCACGGCGCGACGGGCGAAGGCGTGCCCGGCACCTTCCCGCCGCTCGCAAACAATCCGATGGTCACGGGCGATCCGAACAAGGTCATCGCCATCGTGCTCGGCGGGCTGCACGGCGCGATCGTCGTGAACGGTTCGAATTACAACGGACAGATGCCGCCGTGGAAGGGCACGTTGAGCAATAAAGACGTCGCCGACGTGATCACCTACATTCGCGGTTCGCTCGGAAATAACAAAGCCTCGGCCGTCACCGAGGCGCAGGTCGCCGGCTACAAACCTTAG
- a CDS encoding ubiquinol-cytochrome c reductase iron-sulfur subunit: MSDLNADASQGVQTDDEVTRRTFMANATVAIGGIVGLVLAVPIVGSLLPAKNESTGSWAPLTAQELDDLQKATAKPVKLVFTLKYKDGYLPEQSAPEYVWGIKVDPAKFAAARPDIFNQPGGKADVPYDVVTMGFVIFSPICPHLGCYYNWNDAQNRFMCPCHGSQYTFDGTHVAGPAPRGLDPLPVRERSGTAEVTWIVYQSNTPQRIVVSYQA, from the coding sequence TTGTCCGATTTGAATGCCGACGCATCTCAAGGCGTCCAGACCGACGACGAAGTCACCCGGCGAACGTTCATGGCGAACGCGACCGTCGCGATCGGAGGGATCGTCGGCCTCGTGCTCGCGGTGCCGATCGTCGGTTCGCTGCTTCCCGCGAAGAACGAATCGACGGGAAGCTGGGCCCCGCTGACCGCGCAGGAGCTCGACGACCTGCAGAAAGCGACGGCGAAGCCGGTCAAACTCGTCTTCACGCTCAAGTATAAAGACGGATACCTCCCCGAGCAGAGCGCGCCGGAGTACGTCTGGGGCATCAAGGTGGACCCGGCAAAATTCGCGGCCGCGCGCCCCGACATCTTCAATCAGCCCGGCGGCAAGGCCGACGTGCCGTACGACGTCGTCACCATGGGCTTCGTCATCTTCAGCCCGATCTGCCCGCATCTGGGCTGCTACTACAACTGGAACGACGCGCAGAACCGGTTCATGTGCCCGTGCCACGGCTCGCAGTACACGTTCGACGGCACGCACGTCGCCGGACCGGCGCCGCGCGGACTCGATCCGCTGCCGGTGCGGGAACGCAGCGGCACCGCCGAGGTGACGTGGATCGTCTACCAGTCGAACACCCCCCAGCGCATCGTCGTCTCGTATCAGGCGTAA
- the ccsB gene encoding c-type cytochrome biogenesis protein CcsB: protein MRMPLDELLIAISLAAYTLGAIALLLYFFSRDERQRKAGAALAIAGCASQFAQLIVRFETTHVWPLLNLYGSLSLFAAMSVAIYLVFAYRYKLWFAGGFVLALAAIFLAYGVTWYEGTMPPVPSLQSYWAKIHVPIVVSSYAAFLVAFVFSALYLFKYYAERAVEKSGDRGAFSAWLAALPSLPQLDVVVYRAVAVGLPLISVGIITGAMWAKEAWGAYWQWDPKETAALFSWIIYLAYMHLHTRHAWRGLRTSWVGVIGFLSIIFCYLGVNIWISGLHSYKV from the coding sequence ATGCGGATGCCGTTGGACGAACTCCTAATCGCGATCTCTCTGGCAGCGTACACGCTCGGCGCGATCGCCCTGCTGCTCTACTTCTTCTCGCGCGACGAGCGGCAGCGCAAGGCGGGCGCGGCGCTCGCGATCGCGGGATGCGCGTCGCAGTTCGCGCAGCTGATCGTGCGCTTCGAGACGACGCACGTCTGGCCGCTGCTCAATCTCTACGGATCGCTCTCGCTCTTCGCGGCGATGTCGGTCGCGATCTACCTCGTCTTCGCCTATCGCTACAAGTTATGGTTCGCCGGCGGATTCGTGCTCGCGCTGGCGGCGATCTTCCTCGCGTACGGCGTCACCTGGTACGAAGGCACGATGCCGCCGGTGCCGTCGCTCCAATCGTACTGGGCGAAGATTCACGTGCCGATCGTCGTCTCGTCGTACGCGGCTTTCCTCGTCGCGTTCGTCTTCTCGGCGCTCTATCTGTTCAAGTACTACGCGGAGCGCGCGGTCGAGAAGTCGGGAGACCGCGGCGCGTTCTCCGCCTGGCTCGCCGCGCTGCCGAGTCTGCCGCAGCTCGACGTCGTCGTCTATCGCGCCGTCGCCGTCGGCCTCCCGCTCATCTCGGTCGGCATCATCACCGGCGCGATGTGGGCGAAAGAGGCGTGGGGCGCGTACTGGCAGTGGGACCCCAAGGAAACCGCCGCGCTCTTCTCGTGGATCATCTACCTCGCGTACATGCATCTGCACACGCGCCACGCGTGGAGAGGCCTGCGAACGAGCTGGGTCGGCGTCATCGGTTTTCTCTCGATTATCTTCTGCTATCTCGGTGTGAACATCTGGATTTCGGGCCTTCACAGCTACAAGGTATGA
- a CDS encoding cytochrome c biogenesis protein ResB produces the protein MTLLREAYAEFVRTFGNVLFAVSLFVVWGLLTLVGVVVDQGQDPSQYFQSYAAPVARAILRLNFDNVYHSPWYVGIVALILLSLAVCTFKRVIPARLPPLRPVSVEKMPLHATFETQGDAATVRRRLADLLTARGWRMRDRVFGGIEWSFADKDEWARRGVLVAHAGFVIIAAGTTLYWARGFSGEMAVVKGTTAQVERTGALVRLDDFAYKIAPIMTKSGMVYQPIDYVSNVTVTGSDGVPKQMTVRVNHPIDVDGTLYYQSSYGFAMRFALSRYGRPDTALAGRTLLEGDSFEIPGTSQSVVYERFAPTIDKQSGMPTADPRVNNPAVVLSLTQGGSSLGEALVPVGGSVDLGNGWRLTAQNYALYSGFQYRRDPGVPLVGIGAFVLLAGLIVSFYFLPARLYLRVTELGPGRCEVGAAATTVKGYDVFESEFRGLMVALNPVT, from the coding sequence GTGACGCTCCTGCGGGAAGCCTACGCCGAGTTCGTTCGCACGTTCGGCAACGTGCTCTTCGCGGTCTCTCTCTTCGTCGTCTGGGGTTTGCTGACGCTCGTCGGCGTCGTCGTGGACCAGGGGCAGGACCCAAGCCAGTACTTTCAGAGCTACGCGGCGCCGGTCGCCCGCGCGATCCTGCGCCTGAACTTCGACAACGTCTACCACTCGCCGTGGTACGTCGGCATCGTCGCGCTGATCTTGCTCTCGCTGGCGGTCTGCACGTTCAAACGCGTGATCCCCGCGCGCCTGCCGCCGCTGCGGCCGGTGAGCGTCGAGAAGATGCCGCTCCACGCGACCTTCGAAACCCAGGGGGACGCCGCGACCGTGCGCCGGCGGCTCGCCGATCTCTTGACGGCGCGCGGCTGGCGAATGCGCGATCGCGTCTTCGGCGGCATCGAGTGGAGTTTCGCCGACAAAGACGAGTGGGCGCGCCGCGGCGTTCTCGTCGCGCACGCCGGGTTCGTCATCATCGCGGCCGGCACGACGCTCTATTGGGCGCGCGGATTCTCCGGAGAGATGGCGGTCGTCAAGGGAACGACCGCGCAGGTCGAGCGCACCGGCGCGTTGGTTCGCCTCGACGACTTCGCCTACAAGATCGCACCGATCATGACGAAGAGCGGCATGGTCTATCAGCCGATCGACTACGTCTCGAACGTGACCGTCACCGGATCCGACGGCGTTCCGAAACAGATGACCGTGCGCGTGAACCATCCGATCGACGTGGACGGAACGCTCTACTATCAGTCGAGTTACGGATTCGCCATGCGCTTCGCGCTCTCGCGCTACGGACGACCGGATACTGCGCTGGCGGGGCGCACGCTGCTCGAAGGCGATTCGTTCGAAATTCCGGGCACGTCGCAGAGCGTCGTTTACGAGCGCTTCGCGCCGACGATCGACAAACAGAGCGGCATGCCGACGGCCGATCCCCGGGTCAACAATCCGGCGGTCGTCTTGAGCCTGACGCAGGGCGGCAGCTCGCTCGGCGAGGCGCTCGTCCCGGTCGGCGGCTCGGTCGATCTCGGAAACGGCTGGCGCCTGACGGCGCAGAACTACGCGCTCTACAGCGGATTCCAGTACCGGCGCGATCCCGGCGTTCCGCTCGTCGGTATCGGAGCGTTCGTCCTGCTCGCCGGGTTGATCGTCTCCTTTTACTTCCTGCCGGCGCGCCTCTACCTGCGCGTCACCGAGCTCGGCCCGGGCCGCTGCGAGGTCGGCGCCGCGGCGACGACCGTCAAGGGTTACGACGTTTTCGAGAGCGAGTTCCGGGGTTTGATGGTAGCCTTGAACCCGGTGACGTGA
- the tatC gene encoding twin-arginine translocase subunit TatC yields the protein MRDDEAPWDQKEMPFTEHLRELRNRLLIALATVGAIAVLLFWPSQYVIRWMMQEYFGGIELHAFGPADVIFTEFKFSVIGGVVIGLPVLLQQLWLFVVPAIHPRTRRMVYGFIVPSLLLAAAGLAFAHFVVIPRVVSALIHITDAVATPTFGVASTLSFVMVLLALFALIFQTPIVLIGLARLGIVSAATLKSHRRHALFGFFVAGGIAAPDGNPLTMALLALPMYALYELSIWIIAPLERRWAAS from the coding sequence GTGCGCGACGACGAGGCGCCGTGGGATCAGAAGGAGATGCCGTTTACGGAGCACCTGCGGGAGCTCCGTAACCGTCTCTTGATCGCACTCGCGACGGTCGGCGCGATCGCGGTGCTGCTCTTCTGGCCCTCGCAGTACGTCATCCGATGGATGATGCAAGAGTATTTCGGAGGGATCGAACTCCACGCGTTCGGTCCGGCCGACGTGATCTTCACCGAGTTCAAGTTCTCCGTCATCGGCGGGGTCGTCATCGGGCTGCCGGTGCTCTTGCAGCAACTCTGGCTCTTCGTCGTGCCGGCGATCCACCCGCGTACGCGCCGCATGGTCTACGGCTTCATCGTTCCGTCGCTACTGCTCGCCGCGGCGGGTCTGGCCTTCGCGCACTTCGTCGTTATCCCGCGCGTCGTCTCGGCGCTGATTCACATCACCGACGCGGTCGCGACGCCGACCTTCGGCGTCGCATCTACGCTGAGCTTCGTTATGGTGCTGCTCGCGCTCTTCGCGTTGATCTTCCAGACGCCGATCGTCCTGATCGGACTCGCGCGCCTGGGCATCGTCAGCGCCGCAACGCTGAAGAGCCATCGGCGCCACGCGCTCTTCGGCTTCTTCGTTGCCGGCGGCATCGCGGCGCCCGACGGCAACCCGCTGACGATGGCGCTGCTCGCGCTGCCGATGTACGCGCTCTACGAGCTTTCGATCTGGATCATCGCGCCGCTCGAGCGCCGCTGGGCCGCGTCGTGA
- a CDS encoding twin-arginine translocase TatA/TatE family subunit produces MTVHPLLALIDAPIIIGILIVGALLFGADKLPKLARSAGQAKKEFLVGQAEADEAAARAREEARMRAAAQHADVMDNVEAGSIAGESVPPPTPGHGTPSS; encoded by the coding sequence ATGACCGTACACCCGCTTCTCGCACTCATCGACGCGCCGATCATCATCGGCATCTTGATCGTCGGTGCGCTGCTCTTCGGAGCGGACAAGCTTCCGAAGCTGGCGCGCAGCGCCGGTCAAGCGAAGAAAGAATTTCTCGTGGGACAGGCCGAGGCCGACGAGGCGGCCGCCCGCGCCCGCGAAGAGGCGCGGATGCGCGCCGCCGCGCAGCACGCCGACGTCATGGACAACGTCGAAGCCGGCTCGATCGCCGGTGAATCGGTCCCGCCGCCCACGCCGGGTCACGGAACGCCATCGTCCTAA
- a CDS encoding polyprenyl synthetase family protein: MSLVDSARGTSEDLHALVEEFFRAEFSTDNPIITEAVKRMLAAGGKRLRPRITLLAADACGGNALEHLHLAAYMELIHVATLIHDDVVDNARIRRGVNATAVDFGNRVSVLAGDYLFAWIFKNVTTNYPHPVPNVLSATLADICDGEVLQLQALGNLDLPLETYVEIARKKTASLFAASARCGAIMGGGGSVEIAALDAYGEAFGIAFQMKDDLLDVIADERSLGKPAVNDLTERKTTIPLIAALASGDGRFRAEVRRFYEDGGDDAIPTIVDGIAREGGLAATRAQIGRFVEQAKAALEPIAPCAAKQELITLTEALES, from the coding sequence GTGAGCCTCGTAGATTCCGCGCGCGGCACCTCCGAGGATCTCCACGCGCTCGTGGAAGAATTCTTCCGCGCGGAGTTCTCGACCGACAACCCGATCATCACCGAGGCCGTCAAACGGATGCTCGCAGCCGGCGGCAAGCGGCTGCGCCCGCGCATCACGCTGCTCGCGGCCGACGCGTGCGGCGGCAACGCGCTCGAACACCTCCACCTCGCCGCGTACATGGAACTGATCCACGTCGCGACCTTGATTCACGACGACGTCGTCGATAACGCGCGGATCCGGCGCGGCGTCAACGCGACCGCCGTGGACTTTGGAAACCGCGTCAGCGTGCTCGCCGGCGACTACCTCTTCGCCTGGATCTTCAAAAACGTCACGACCAACTATCCGCACCCGGTTCCCAACGTGCTCTCCGCCACGCTGGCCGACATCTGCGACGGCGAGGTGCTGCAGCTCCAGGCGCTCGGCAACCTCGATCTCCCGCTCGAGACCTACGTCGAGATCGCGCGCAAGAAGACGGCCTCGCTCTTTGCGGCGTCGGCGCGGTGCGGCGCGATCATGGGCGGCGGCGGCTCCGTCGAGATCGCGGCGCTCGACGCGTACGGCGAGGCCTTCGGCATCGCATTTCAAATGAAGGACGACCTGCTCGACGTGATCGCCGACGAACGCTCGCTCGGCAAGCCGGCCGTCAACGACCTGACCGAGCGCAAGACGACGATCCCGCTGATCGCCGCCCTCGCGTCGGGCGACGGTCGATTTCGCGCCGAAGTCCGGCGCTTCTACGAGGACGGCGGCGACGACGCGATTCCGACGATCGTTGACGGCATCGCTCGCGAGGGCGGCCTGGCCGCGACGCGCGCGCAGATCGGCCGGTTCGTCGAGCAGGCGAAGGCCGCTTTAGAGCCGATAGCGCCGTGCGCGGCGAAACAAGAGCTGATAACGCTCACGGAGGCTTTGGAATCATGA
- the ubiE gene encoding bifunctional demethylmenaquinone methyltransferase/2-methoxy-6-polyprenyl-1,4-benzoquinol methylase UbiE: MNATPLRAREENQKGAFVREMFANIAPRYDLANRVLTAGLDERWRRRAIRLLAPPSGGRVLDCCCGTGDLVFGLLRSDPTLDVTGLDFCRPMLERAERRAGTKTGRRTRFVEGDVMAMPFEDGAFDGATMGFSLRNVVDVDATLREILRVLRPGARFVSLDVTKAPNRAFKRLFDLYFYGVVPLVGGVVGGSRSAYTYLPNSLTHHPNASELRERFARAGFADAGFVPLMGGSIAIHYGTKA; the protein is encoded by the coding sequence ATGAACGCGACCCCGCTGCGCGCCCGGGAGGAGAACCAGAAGGGCGCCTTTGTCCGAGAGATGTTTGCAAACATCGCGCCGCGCTACGACCTGGCAAATCGCGTCCTGACCGCCGGGCTCGACGAGCGCTGGCGGCGGCGCGCGATTCGATTGCTCGCTCCCCCGAGCGGCGGCCGGGTCCTCGACTGTTGCTGCGGCACGGGCGACCTCGTCTTCGGCCTCTTGCGCAGCGATCCGACGCTCGACGTTACCGGCTTGGATTTCTGCCGTCCGATGCTCGAGCGCGCCGAAAGGCGCGCGGGCACGAAGACGGGCCGCCGCACTCGCTTCGTCGAGGGCGACGTGATGGCGATGCCGTTCGAGGACGGCGCCTTCGACGGCGCGACGATGGGCTTCTCGCTGCGCAACGTCGTCGACGTGGACGCGACGCTGCGCGAAATTCTGCGCGTGCTCCGACCCGGAGCGCGCTTCGTCAGCCTCGACGTGACGAAGGCGCCGAATCGCGCGTTCAAGCGCCTCTTCGACCTCTACTTCTACGGCGTCGTCCCGCTCGTCGGCGGCGTCGTCGGCGGATCGCGCAGCGCCTACACGTATCTCCCGAACTCGCTGACGCACCATCCGAACGCGTCGGAGCTGCGCGAGCGCTTCGCGCGCGCGGGCTTCGCGGACGCGGGCTTCGTGCCGCTCATGGGCGGATCGATCGCGATCCATTACGGAACGAAAGCGTGA
- a CDS encoding TatD family hydrolase, producing MIDTHCHVHDRKFDGDRDDVVQRARDAGITAMVTIAESVEDSRIAIETARRYGIFAAAGIHPHEARNAPADVASALRPLLDDERVVAIGETGLDYYYDHSPRDVQAAVLRAQIRLARERAMPVVFHQRDAFDDFTAILREEWTPEMRGVVHCFTGTPAEARVYVGEFGLSLGIGGVLTFPNAQPLRDAVREAGDAPLVLETDCPYLAPVPMRGKRNEPAFVAHTAARLATELGMPLADLVAKSDANARALFGL from the coding sequence GTGATCGACACGCACTGCCACGTCCACGATCGCAAGTTCGACGGCGATCGCGACGACGTCGTGCAACGGGCGCGCGACGCGGGCATCACCGCGATGGTGACGATCGCCGAAAGCGTCGAGGACAGCCGCATCGCGATCGAGACCGCGCGCCGCTACGGCATCTTCGCGGCGGCCGGCATTCACCCGCACGAAGCGCGCAACGCGCCCGCCGACGTCGCGAGCGCGCTGCGCCCGCTGCTCGACGACGAGCGCGTCGTGGCGATCGGTGAGACCGGCCTCGATTATTACTACGACCACAGCCCGCGCGACGTGCAGGCCGCCGTGCTCCGCGCGCAGATCCGCCTCGCGCGCGAGCGAGCGATGCCGGTCGTCTTCCACCAGCGCGACGCCTTCGACGACTTCACCGCGATCTTGCGCGAAGAGTGGACGCCGGAGATGCGCGGCGTCGTGCACTGCTTCACCGGAACGCCGGCGGAGGCGCGCGTCTACGTCGGCGAATTCGGGCTCTCCCTCGGAATCGGCGGCGTGCTGACCTTTCCGAACGCGCAGCCGCTGCGCGACGCGGTCCGCGAGGCCGGCGACGCGCCGCTCGTCTTGGAGACCGACTGCCCCTATCTCGCGCCGGTGCCGATGCGCGGAAAGCGCAACGAACCCGCATTCGTCGCCCACACCGCGGCGCGGCTCGCGACGGAACTCGGGATGCCGCTCGCCGATCTCGTCGCAAAATCCGACGCGAACGCCCGCGCGCTCTTCGGCCTCTGA
- the metG gene encoding methionine--tRNA ligase: MERPYYVTTPIYYISGNPHIGHAYTTVVADVLSRTARTFRPTFFLTGTDEHGQKVANAAAAAGKSPQEWCDELVPRWKALFAAYHVAYDDFIRTTEPRHTEKVVRVFDRLRESGDVYLGKYEGWYCVPDETFWLESKLVDGRCPTCGREVEWISEDDWFFRLSAYRDRLIERFARHPEWVQPRSVYNEMMSILREGLEDLSISRTSFDWGVPIPGGVVYVWLDALLNYITAIGWSEDEKRFRTWWPAQTQLVGKEIARFHTIIWPAILWALGEEPPELVFAHGWITIDGQKMSKSLDNATDAFALAERFGADTVRYFLLREAPFGSDFSYSEEKIEQRRNSDLANDLGNLLQRTLSMLQRYRDGIVPDGRDPESELARRFEPLHVVVRERILDLRFREALEGVWELVTALNREIDDRKPWALHKEGRAQELDRVLYDLCEGLRRLAILLHPVMPERMSEMWRQLGEPGRIDEDWSVSLRAWGGLAPLAQTALAAPLFPKLEPIAQP; the protein is encoded by the coding sequence ATGGAGCGCCCCTACTACGTCACGACGCCGATCTACTATATCAGCGGAAACCCGCACATCGGCCACGCTTATACGACGGTCGTCGCCGACGTGCTGTCGCGCACCGCGCGGACGTTTCGCCCGACGTTCTTCCTCACCGGAACCGACGAGCACGGACAGAAGGTCGCGAACGCCGCCGCCGCGGCGGGCAAGTCGCCGCAAGAGTGGTGCGACGAGCTCGTCCCCCGTTGGAAGGCGCTCTTCGCCGCTTACCACGTAGCCTACGACGATTTCATCCGGACGACCGAACCGCGCCACACCGAGAAGGTCGTGCGCGTCTTCGATCGCCTGCGCGAGAGCGGCGACGTCTATCTCGGAAAGTACGAAGGCTGGTACTGCGTTCCGGACGAGACGTTCTGGCTGGAGTCGAAGCTCGTGGACGGGCGCTGTCCCACGTGCGGGCGCGAAGTCGAGTGGATCTCCGAAGACGATTGGTTCTTCCGGCTCTCCGCGTATCGCGACCGGTTGATCGAGCGCTTCGCGCGCCATCCCGAGTGGGTGCAGCCGCGCAGCGTCTACAACGAGATGATGTCGATCCTGCGCGAAGGGCTCGAGGATCTCTCGATCTCGCGAACGAGCTTCGATTGGGGCGTGCCGATTCCGGGCGGCGTCGTTTACGTCTGGCTCGACGCGCTGCTCAACTACATTACCGCGATCGGTTGGAGCGAGGACGAGAAGCGCTTTCGCACGTGGTGGCCCGCGCAGACGCAACTCGTCGGCAAGGAGATCGCGCGATTCCACACGATCATCTGGCCCGCGATCCTCTGGGCGCTCGGCGAAGAGCCGCCCGAGCTCGTCTTCGCGCACGGCTGGATCACGATCGACGGGCAGAAGATGAGCAAGAGCCTCGACAACGCGACCGACGCGTTCGCGCTCGCGGAGCGTTTCGGGGCCGACACGGTCCGCTATTTTCTTCTTCGCGAGGCGCCGTTCGGCAGCGACTTCTCCTACTCCGAGGAGAAGATCGAGCAGCGCCGCAACAGCGACCTCGCGAACGACCTCGGCAATCTCCTACAGCGTACGCTCTCGATGCTGCAGCGCTATCGCGACGGCATCGTGCCGGACGGACGCGATCCCGAGAGCGAGCTCGCGCGCCGTTTCGAGCCGCTCCACGTCGTCGTCCGCGAACGCATCCTCGACCTCCGGTTTCGCGAGGCGCTCGAAGGCGTCTGGGAGTTGGTGACGGCGCTCAATCGCGAGATCGACGACCGCAAGCCGTGGGCGTTACATAAAGAGGGACGCGCGCAAGAATTGGATCGCGTTCTCTACGATCTCTGCGAGGGATTGCGCCGGCTCGCGATTCTTCTCCATCCGGTGATGCCGGAACGGATGAGCGAGATGTGGCGGCAGCTCGGCGAGCCCGGCCGGATCGACGAAGACTGGTCGGTATCGCTGCGCGCGTGGGGCGGCCTCGCTCCGCTCGCGCAGACCGCGTTGGCGGCGCCGCTCTTTCCGAAGCTCGAACCGATCGCGCAACCGTGA
- the rsmI gene encoding 16S rRNA (cytidine(1402)-2'-O)-methyltransferase, whose translation MPLLFVPTPLGNLRDVTLRAVDALRDAEVIVAEDTRVARKLLAALGIEGREIWSYREQNATRATPAIVERARNGLVAVTSDAGMPGISDPGSALVAAARAAGVRVEVLPGPSAATGVALLSGFPLARFSFEGFPPRTRSARRSQFERALQPGVTTIWYESPRRLRAALADLAEVAPDAAIFVVREYTKLHEEQLWGTPAEVLARLSDPVRGEVAFAIAPHSAPPPARPGAAETVAAIDALLADGRRVGDVAKLLAARGYGDRQQLYARAAERKARRKTSIKER comes from the coding sequence ATGCCGCTTCTCTTCGTACCGACGCCGCTCGGTAACCTGCGCGACGTGACGCTGCGGGCGGTCGACGCGCTGCGCGACGCGGAGGTGATCGTCGCCGAAGACACGCGCGTCGCGCGAAAGCTGCTCGCCGCGCTCGGCATCGAAGGGCGCGAGATTTGGAGTTACCGCGAGCAGAACGCGACGCGCGCGACGCCCGCGATCGTCGAGCGAGCCCGCAACGGGTTGGTGGCGGTGACGAGCGACGCGGGGATGCCCGGCATCTCCGATCCCGGAAGCGCTCTCGTCGCAGCGGCCCGCGCCGCGGGCGTGCGCGTGGAGGTCTTGCCCGGCCCGAGCGCGGCGACCGGCGTCGCGCTGCTCTCCGGCTTCCCGCTCGCGCGATTCTCTTTCGAAGGCTTTCCCCCGCGAACGCGTTCCGCGCGGCGCTCGCAGTTCGAGCGGGCGCTGCAACCCGGCGTCACGACGATCTGGTACGAATCGCCGCGACGACTCCGCGCCGCGCTCGCGGATCTCGCCGAGGTCGCTCCCGACGCCGCGATCTTCGTCGTGCGCGAGTACACGAAGCTGCACGAGGAGCAGCTTTGGGGAACGCCGGCGGAAGTGCTCGCTCGCCTCTCCGACCCGGTGCGCGGCGAAGTGGCGTTTGCGATCGCGCCCCATAGCGCGCCGCCGCCGGCGCGGCCGGGCGCCGCCGAGACCGTCGCCGCGATCGACGCGCTGCTCGCCGACGGACGGCGCGTCGGGGACGTCGCGAAGCTGCTCGCCGCGCGGGGTTACGGCGATCGGCAGCAACTCTATGCTCGCGCCGCCGAACGGAAGGCGCGCCGGAAAACCTCGATTAAAGAACGATAG
- a CDS encoding glutaredoxin encodes MARTFDVEHVPPGAKLELYISPTCPYCRSAMAYYDAAGTPYVSYDAQNDLGARERMFAYSDGDPTVPVIVVDGAYVQSGWGSPPRG; translated from the coding sequence ATGGCGCGAACCTTCGACGTGGAGCACGTACCTCCGGGGGCAAAGCTCGAGCTCTACATCTCGCCGACGTGTCCCTACTGCCGCAGCGCGATGGCCTACTACGACGCGGCCGGCACGCCGTACGTCAGTTACGACGCGCAGAACGACCTCGGCGCGCGCGAGAGGATGTTCGCCTACAGCGACGGCGACCCGACGGTTCCGGTCATCGTCGTGGACGGCGCCTACGTGCAATCCGGCTGGGGTTCTCCCCCGCGCGGTTGA